tttaaatcctgatacattttttctgctccaggatggacagaatatttggaactatgggctttctggaggataacatctcgtagtcctccataaattggaacccatattcgcccattcaatcgcaaaattccatccttgctaagagttaactgctcctcagtcactcccagcttttccttaggatagttagcttccaacacagcttctctttgtgcagctaacaccctttcaatcagattattctttacttcaatgctcttagcattgattcggatgggtttcatcctttctttccggctcagggcatcagcgactacattcgccttgccgggatggtatctgatctcacaatcataatcatttaaggtctccatccaacggcgttgcctcatgtttagctccttctgattaaacagatgttgaaggctcttgtgatctgaatagatcacaaacttgattccgtacaggtaatgcctccacagttttagtgcgaacacaacggcacccaactccaggtcatgggtggtgtaattcttttcgtgcacctttaactgtctcgaagcataggcaatcaccttgcctttctgcatgagcacacaccccatgccagtgtgtgacgcgtcgcagtaaactacgaactcttcggtaccttccggtagtgtcaacacaggagcgttgctcagcctttgcttcagaatatcaaaggattcttgctgtttagggccccaaacaaattttatcttcttcttggttagggaagttaagggcgcagcaatacttgagaaattttcaatgaatcttctgtagtatcttgctaaccccaggaaactacgaatttcggtaggcgtttttggctcttgccaattcatgaccgcctctaccttagcgggatccacctggataccacgctcgctgacgacATGTCCATACCTCATTATTTTGCGAAACACTTGTTTTTATGGAATGGACTCTACTTTGgtttgtttttggttgattttgtaGGTGTGGAGTAATTGCTAAGGATTACAATGGATTTCTGAAAGAACTTGAGGAGTGCATCTAAAAAGAAGGTGTTTATTAATGAAGATAACTCATTCAACATGTGAATTAAATGGCTGGACTATTCTGGTGCAAAGTCAAGAAATATAAAGTGATCATTGTGTTGCAACAAATAAAGATTTTTGTGGGCTGAATTTTAGAGGTATGGAATTAATAAGTCTATATGGGTTGGCCACGAGAGAGAAAGCAAGGACAATTATAATTGGGCTAAGCAATATGGGCTGCCAAAAACAAGAAAAAGAGATAAAATATCATCATAAACAAACAACCTAGACGAGAAAATTTGGCTTTTTGGGGACGGCTGCTGCAACTCGAGATCAAGAAAAAAGGCATTTTCTCTTTTGTGATTTTTGAGAACAATTTGTTTAGTAAGTTTCGGATGTTTTCTTTCATATTTGTATTGATTGAACTAGCCACCATGTCCGGCTAGACTTTTATAGTTTCGACATCGGGGTTTATTTTCATTGTTTTGGTTCATAAACTTATGTGAAACGATCACGTTAGATCCAATTATTTTAGTGGTTTGTTTATATGATTCTTGTTTTTACTACGGATTCGATCCGGAAAATATTAGATTGTTAATAAACCTGATCAACTTATTAATTTTTCTAATAAAGTTCAATCAATTTTTAGAACCCtaataaagttttaatttttgataTAAGGAACAAATAATATTTTGAGTTTGTCTATGAACCCAAAATTATTATAGAATCATACGATATAATTAGGCACTCCGAACGGCGTGAGTGTTTGATTGTAATTGATACTTCTATCCCGCAACCCGCACGCTAAAATCCGAACGGCGTGAGTTTAGAGTAGCGAGTTGGCTCTAATCAACGAACGGCGTTTGGTTAGACATTAGATAGAGTGGATGTCCGAACTGCGTGATGTCTAGTGTCGATACAAACTATTATTTAAAAAGGATCATTGCACCGTGACCGTTAATGATCGTAAGTCGAACCGAATCAAGAAATTGCCCTGGTGTTGAAATTAGTTTTTAACATTTGATTTTTCTCAACCACTTTAATTAGCTTTTCTTTTTAATCTAAAAATTATAAGTTGTTTTAACATTTAGTTAGATAAAAAAAAACCACCCTTTCAATACAATTGTATCTGTATCTAAAACGTTTTGGCACAATTCGTTTAATTAACCTGTATCCATGTGGACACGAACCTGACTTCCATTCATACTATTTTTAGTGTGTCAAGTaggtttattttatatttatttgctgGATTCGACACCCAACAaattggcgccgttgccggggatacGGCAAATCTAACTGTTTTGTGCCAAGATTTCTTTTAGTACAGGTACATCGCTAGTCTTCCCACGAATCTCCAATCTCTACTGTTACAATGGCAGCTGAACAAACCCTTAGACAGTGGGCAACTCGTGATGTCCCACAACAGCCTCTTTGCATCAACTACCCTACTGTGGAAAACTTTGAGCTGAAATCCGGACTCATTCACCTATTACCACTTTTCCGCGGGCTAGAGAACGAAGACCCACACAAATTCCTCAAAGAGTTTCACGTTGTGTGCTCCGGTATGAAGCCACATAACGTCACTGAAGACCAAATCAAGCTAAGGGCATTCCCCTTTGCTCTTCAAGACTCAGCAAAAGAATGGCTATATTACCTACCACCGGGGTCGGTAACTACTTGGAATGCACTTGCAAAGCTGTTTCTTGATAAATACTTCTCAGAAGTCAAAGCCTCGATCCTACGCAAGGAGATCATCGAAATCAAGCAACTCAAAAGAGAAGCCTTGCACACTTATTGGGAAAGATTTAAAAAGTTATGTGCTCGTTGCCCACAACATGGCATAACCGATCACCAACTCCTTCAATACTTTTGTGAAGGATTATCACCATTGGAGAGGCGTTTGATTAATGCCTCAAGTGGAGGAGCTTTAATTGATAAGACACCAACTCAGATTAGAGCTTTGATTTCCTCCATAGCTGAAGACACCAAGCACTCAGCACAAGATGAAGAGTGGTACACAGATGTCCCACGAGCAGTTAAGGAAGTGAGCACTCCTCACATCGAAACCCAGCTAGCTGAGCTGACAAAAGCGGTCATGCAACTCACCAAGGATAAGAGTGCTGAGCCACAAGGTCGAGCTTGTGGAATTTGTTTACAATTTGGACACCCCACTGATATGTGTCCCACACTACAAGAAGATGTTGAACAAGCACAAGCACTTGGAGGTTATCCGGGGCAAAATTCAAGACAATATGAACAACCCCTAGGCAATCAAAATTGGGGACACCCTCCCAATATGAACTTCCAACAAAGGCCTCAACAATATCAACAACGCCCAACCTTCCAAGGTAATCAACAACCGCAAAACTTTCAGCCTCGACAACAGCAACCCGCCCAACAACAAACGGGAAGCTCGGGAATGTCTTTGGAAGATATTGTGAAAAGTTTGGCAACTAGCACGCATACGTTTCAACTAGAGACAAAAGCTAGCATAAAGAACTTAGAACAACAAATGGCTCAACTCGCTAGCTCAGTGAGTAAATTGGAGTCTCAAGGTAAATTACCCGCACAAACTGAGAATAACCCAAAGCACAACGTAAGTGCCATTACCTTGAGGAGTGGAAAGAGCTATGACGGTCCGAGTATGCAAGAAGAAGAGGAaattgttgttgagaagaaggaCCAAGATAAGGAAAAAGTACAAGAATCGGTTCGAAGTGAATTGAAATTCACTCCGATAGCTCCATTCCCATCAAGGCTACGAAGCACAAAGAAGGAAAGGGAAGAGCAAGAAATCATGGAGACATTCAGGAAGGTAGAGGTAAATATTCCACTCCTTGACGCTATAAAACAAGTCCCACGGTATGCGAAGTTCCTCAAAGAACTTTGTACATCAAAAAAGAAGCTAAAAGGTAATGAAACGGTAAAGGTAAGTGAGAATGTTTCAGCAGTACTACAAAAGAGACTACCTCCAAAGTGCAAGGATCCAGGTGTTTTCACCGTTCCTTGTAAATTGGGGAATATCACTGTGCCTAGAGCTATGTTGGACCTTGGAGCCTCTATTAACGTCCTACCATACTCGATTTTTAAAACACTTATTGTAGGACCGTTAAAGAGGACCGGGGTAGTCATTCAATTGGCCGATCGATCCATAGTACGCCCAAAAGGTGTATTAGAAGATATATTGGTTCAAGTAAATGAATTAGTCTTTCCAGCTGATTTTTATGTGCTAGACATGGAGGGTGATGAAGCCCCAAATTCAAGTTCCATATTATTAGGGAGGCCATTTTTAAAAACCGCAAGGACAAAAATTGATGTTTATAATGGCACCCTTTCTATGGAATTTGATGGAGAGGTAATCAATTTCAACATAGATGATGCGATGCGTTATCCTAGTGATGTCTCATCTTTGAATTATATAG
The Helianthus annuus cultivar XRQ/B chromosome 6, HanXRQr2.0-SUNRISE, whole genome shotgun sequence genome window above contains:
- the LOC110944391 gene encoding uncharacterized protein LOC110944391; protein product: MAAEQTLRQWATRDVPQQPLCINYPTVENFELKSGLIHLLPLFRGLENEDPHKFLKEFHVVCSGMKPHNVTEDQIKLRAFPFALQDSAKEWLYYLPPGSVTTWNALAKLFLDKYFSEVKASILRKEIIEIKQLKREALHTYWERFKKLCARCPQHGITDHQLLQYFCEGLSPLERRLINASSGGALIDKTPTQIRALISSIAEDTKHSAQDEEWYTDVPRAVKEVSTPHIETQLAELTKAVMQLTKDKSAEPQGRACGICLQFGHPTDMCPTLQEDVEQAQALGGYPGQNSRQYEQPLGNQNWGHPPNMNFQQRPQQYQQRPTFQGNQQPQNFQPRQQQPAQQQTGSSGMSLEDIVKSLATSTHTFQLETKASIKNLEQQMAQLASSVSKLESQGKLPAQTENNPKHNVSAITLRSGKSYDGPSMQEEEEIVVEKKDQDKEKVQESVRSELKFTPIAPFPSRLRSTKKEREEQEIMETFRKVEVNIPLLDAIKQVPRYAKFLKELCTSKKKLKGNETVKVSENVSAVLQKRLPPKCKDPGVFTVPCKLGNITVPRAMLDLGASINVLPYSIFKTLIVGPLKRTGVVIQLADRSIVRPKGVLEDILVQVNELVFPADFYVLDMEGDEAPNSSSILLGRPFLKTARTKIDVYNGTLSMEFDGEVINFNIDDAMRYPSDVSSLNYIDVIEPLTDECFELSKHDVPALVSNGSIDEASTKELTEKLKLGEDLMDVTILMDPQKKAKERASKMKSPSIVQKVLPCIEQAPD